A segment of the Pseudoalteromonas piscicida genome:
GCCAGTACCCCTGCGATAGTAGATGCACAGCAAAAAAAGCCGCGATTACCTGTGCATGCTATTGCCACTGGAGACAGCCCTATTCTGCGATTTGTTGGTTGCTCTCAGCTTGAGTCTAATAGAGACTTTTATCAACCTTGGTTAACTAAACTTAATCAATGGCTCAGCGAAGGTAAATCACCTTATGTGTTTTTCCATACCGCAGACAATTTTGATGCACCATTTTTAGCAAGACAATTTATCGCTGATTTAGAGATACATCATCAAGTAAGCAATCCATTCCCCGCTGAAAAAGAAGCAAAGCAAGAGGCGCTGTTTTAATGTCCCATCCCTATTTTTTAAACTACTCAGAGCAAGTCCAGACTCAAGTCACTCAGCTAATAGAGAACAAGCGACTCAGTGCCTTTTTCAAAAGCCGCTATCCCGAGCCGCATCAAATCAAAAGCGATAAGCTACTTTACGAATATGTGGAAGGATTAAGACAACAGTACTTAAAAAATACCCCACGGGTATCGCAGGCCAAGTTTGAAAAGCGTAACAACATGGTATTGAATGCGTTAGGAACACATACGTTCAAAACCACACGGCACGGGCAAAAACAAAAAACGTCGCACCAAATACACATCGCAGCACAGTTAAAACACGCTCCCGAGGCGGTACTACGAGCATTGGTTGTACACGAGTTAGCGCACTTTAAAGAGAAAGACCATAACAAGGCCTTTTATAAGCTTTGTCAGCATATGGAGCCCCACTATCATCAACTTGAGCTAGAGTTACGGCTATTTATGCTGATGTGTGAAATAGAAGGCAACACCAATTACACTTAACTTAAGTGCAATTGGTGTTTTGAGAAATTAGCGTTTACAGCTTGGTGCGAAACCACCCGTACGCGCTTTGTTAGCGGTTGCTTGGGCAGTTGTCATGTTGGCTTGTAATTGCTTAATTCGATTTTCAGGCGCAGGGTGCGTCGACATAAATTCTGGTGGACGCTGTTCGCTCATTTTCGCCATATTTTGCCAAAGCGCTACAGAGCCTTCAGGATTAAAGCCAGCCTTTGCCATTAGATCTAAGCCGATAACATCCGCCTCGCTTTCATGAGAGCGGCTAAATGGCAACGCAACGCCGTACTGCGCGCCGAGACCTAATCCCTGCATAATGGCATTGCGATATTCGATATTATTCATTTCAAGCACCGCCGCACCTGCTTGCAGGCCAAACTGCAACACACTATTTTGCGATACGCGCTCATTAGCGTGTTCAGCAATAACGTGCCCTACTTCGTGACCCATAACCGCCGCAAGTTGATCTTGGTTTTCTGCAACTTTGAGGATCCCCGTATGAACCCCAATTTTACCGCCGGGTAGCGCAAATGCATTGGCAGAATCATCTTCAAATACCACAACTTCCCATTGCTGGTTTGCGTAGTTTGCTGGGAGTTGTGCTATTAAGGCATTTGCAATACACTTAACGTAGCGATTGGTTTTAGCATCAGTATCGACTTTTTGCTCTTGCTTCATTTGCTCAAAGCTTGCAACACCCATTTGGTCCATTTGTTGCTCGGAATAGAGTGCTAACTGAGTGCGTCCGGTAGGCGATGTTTTGCAGCCTGCAAGGGTTGCTGCCACGGCTATCGCGAGAACCAGTTTTTTCATAACTTGTTCCTTTTCTTATTTTATAACTTAAGTTTCTCTAAGTTTACCGCAATTTCGTCACTTAACGAGACTAACTTAGTACAATATAAAAAATTTTTCATGAACTTCTGCTGATCAGAACGCCGTCTTTTCGTTGCTCTCCTCTAGTGCACCGAGCTCCATCTCCATATAAAGCGTCGCTGATTGGTGTATATATTCTGCTTAACATTAATAAGGTTACAATACCAACATATGAAGTCATCAACACTCCCCGCAATACTATTGCCATTATTGGCTAGTATTGTCGCAATAACGCCTTTGGCCATTGACCTCTATCTCCCCGCAATGCTTGCGATTGCAAACAGCTTGAATAGCCCGCTTGAGCAAGTACAGGTTTCTCTTAGTAGCTATTTAGCAGGCTATGCTGTCGGCATGATGGTGTTTGGCCCCCTTGCAGATAGATTCTCAAGACAGACGTTAGCTATTTGGGGCTTGGTCGGGTTTACCGCATCGTCAATTGGGCTTGCGCTAACGAATGACATCGATATGTTTTGCTTCTTGCGGGTCGTTCAAGCATTTTGTGGTGCCGCAGCAACGGTCGTTGTACCTGGTGTGATCCGCTATTACTACAAAGAGCACACAGCTAAAGGAATGTCTTATGTCTCGATGATCATGATGATAGCGCCACTAATTGCTCCCTCTCTTGGTGCGTTGATCTTGTTATACTTTGATTGGCACGCCATTTTTTGGTTTTTAGCGGTATATGCGGTACTCGTAATCATCGCATTGCAGTTTTTCTGTATTGCAATTCCGACTAAAGCTGATGTCCCACTTAGCTTATCGTTTTTCTTAAAAAGCTATCGTATTGTGTTAACACAAAAGAAGGCCCGCTACGATATTCTTTCTTCGATGCTGGCATCATTCGCATTCTTTTGTTTTTTAACCTCAGTTTCATTTATTTATCTTGAGTATTATGGCGTGTCGGAGCAGCTGTTTGGAGTGTTATTCGCCATGAATGTGATTGCATTGATGCTCGGTAACTTTGCCAACACGCGTTTAGTACCAAGGCTTGGTTCTAGGAGAATGCTCAATATCGGTCTCGCGATTGGTGTCGTCTGCTCTACCATCTTAGTCATACTCAGTAGCCAATCAGTCTCGGTTTGGGTGCTAGCTTCTGCCATTGCACCCTTGATGATGAGTTTGGGGATCATTGCCAGTAACGCTGATGCACTGATATTACTGAGTTTTGAACATCAAACCGGTACCGCTACCGCGGTGATAGGCACGCTACGATTTGGTAGTGGCGCTTTGGTCGGCCCTTTACTTGCACTCGCGGTTCCTGAGTCACCTTTGCCATTCTCAAGCTTTATGTTCGCTGCCATTGTGCTAACTATCGTCTGCCAATTGCTAAATAGGCGTTTTGAGAAAAGTGTCAACGCCACAGAAATCAAAGAGTAATACACAAAAAGCCCCGACTTGCGGGGCTTTTCTCTAAAATCGTTATTAGAACAGATTAATTTAGTTCTTTATCTTTCCAGAATTTAGTGCCTTTTACTGTTGCTTGCAGCGCCAAACCACTTTCAGTAAAGGTGTACACTGTAACATCGCCATAATAGGCTTCCCCTTCTACCGATGCGCCTTTTTTAGCGGCTTTCGCTGCAGCATCTGCATTTCCGCCAAACGTCCAGCCTGAAGTAACAAACTTATTCATTGCTTCAGGAGTATGGAATACCATCACAATACGATAATCTTTTACACCTAGACCAAGGCCTACACCACCTTCAGCCATATTCATATAAGTGTTACTTCCTACCGCCTTATCGTGTACGACACCGTAACCTGTTCCAGCTGCAACAAATAGCAGATTAATATTGGCATTAGAAAAAACAGCATAACCAGGCGCTGCCGCAATTTGCGAACGCGTATCCGGCTTTTTGCTGTAAAGCTGAGTAAGTACATCGTTTTTCATATCTAGGATGGCACGTTGCTTTTCAACCTTGTCACCATCGCCCATTGAAGCACATGCACTAAGCATGACGGCCAAAAAGCCAGCCATTAAATGTTTAACGTTTACCATAGGTTTTTCCTTTCCTGCATTAATTGAAAATAACACTACCTATCATAGACGCTTAGTTTGAATGCTGGATTAATTTAGAGGTATGTTTCGAGCCTTGCCAAACCAGCGGCAAAGTTACGCTTACCCGTTCCTAAACGAAAGTGGCACTCGCTCTCCAATAGAAATAACGTTGCGGGTAACAATAGCGTGTTCGAGGTCTCTGCAAATTGACGTGACCACTTTTCAGAGTCCCTTACTGAATTAATCTTCAGCAATGACAACACACCTCCACGAGGCTCAACCCAAGTCACTTTTTGCGAGTATAAACTGACAAATTCACGTATCAATTGGACGTTATTTGCAATGATGTTCGCATTATGCGCTAAAATAGTTTCACTATGCAGTAATGCGGTTGTTGCCAATAGATCATCCACTTTACTACCACAAATGCTTAAGTAGCTTTTACCGGCCAGCAGCGCATCTGCTAGTGCTTTCGAACCGCAAATTGCCCAACCTACTCGGATGCCAGGTAAGCCCATACTTTTGGATAATACGCCTAACGTAATCGACCGCGGATAAGCTAAAAAGCGCCCACTTACGGCACGGTCATCGCCATGGCTCTGTGCTGATACTTCATCACTTAAAATGTAAGCACCATACTGCTCTGCCAGTTGTTGTATTTGTCCAACTTCATTGTCAGTCAAGCCTGCGCCCGTTGGATTATGAGGAGCGTTGACGATAATGAGTTTGGTTTTTGTCGTCACTGCGTTTTTGAGTCTTTCTATATCAACCTGCCAGTTGTCCTCTTCTCGCAATGCCACCGTGTTGACGATAGCGCCAAACTGTTTGGGAAGTGTTGCAAGCGATGGGTAACTTGGCGTACAGACCACCACCTCATCTTGTGGGTCTAGTAATTGCGCCATCGTAGTGAAAATAGCTTCTTGAGCACCGCTAAATGACACGATTTGATTAAGATCCACACATGCCGTCGTCGGCAGATGATAAGCTTTAATCGCCGCTTTTAGCCCTTCACTGCCCGCAATCGGATTGTAACCCAGTTCAATGTCTGGCATTTTACCGCCACCAAGCTCAATAAGTTCACCAAGCGTGACACCTTGAGCGCAGGAATCACTCAAGTTGATGTCGATGGGAGTAGCCAAGCTTTGACTAAACTTAATGTGATCGGGTAATACTAATTCCATTCTCTAACCTAAAAAGTCATGCCAGCACTTTGGCTGGCATGGGTATCAACGACTATTTAAGACGCCATAGCGTAAGTTGGCATCGCTCTAGTTCAACTTTACGTGCGTTTTTGCTTATGGCGGACATTACTTCATCTTCAGCCAACAGTTCAAAATCTCGTCCCAGTAAAATTTCTAAACCATCACGGCCCGTGACGTTCTCACCACTGACCTTATAACCGCCCAACCAGTTTTGTGCTTGGGTTAGCGCTTTGTCCCACTGATAGGCTGAGCTTATCGCAAGGATCCCGCCTGCATTCAAGCGCGATTTAATTTGGTTTAAAAAGGTTTTTGGTGAATATAAGTATTCCACAACACGATGACACAAGATTAAGTCATACTCGGCGAATTGTGGTTTAAGGTTATGCCCATCCCCTTGGCAGAAATGGATACGCTCACTGAGTTCATTAAAACCTAATTGCGAAGTAGACACTTCGTGGAAGTCCACAATTTCACCTTCAATCTCGGTAGCAAAGCGTACCGGCGTGCCTTCTTTTAAGGCCAACGCGTGTTGAATATTGCGCGCAGTAAAATCAATGCCATCTACTTGAGTAAAGTGTTTCGCTAATTCAAAACTTGCACGACCGACCGAGCAACCCAAATCCAGCGCTTTATCTGTATTACCTTGATAATGCACCATTAGCTGTGAAACAACACTTTGCAATGGATTGCCAAAATGCATAACAGGCTTGCCGTAGTGGCTATGTAGCGCATTGGCAACGTCCGAATCCATTTCGCACAAGTTGACCTTTTGCACTGGCACTTGTGGGCTCTCACTTTCGATGTATCTGAATCCTGCATGTTGGAAGAAGTGGCGTCTAAAGGCATAACGAGAGTCTCGCACGGCTTCGTTACCTGTAGAAATCCAAGAACCACCTTTGATCAGATTATGTTTACCGTCAAAAGTGGGAGTCGAGAAATCATCGTATAATGGATGCACTTTAAAGCCGCTATATGCGTCGATCGGACTTTCCGTCCATTGCCAAACATTGCCGATGATGTCGAATAAACCTTCAGTTTCAAAACGGTTAACCGGACAGCTTGAAGCACATACCTCAAGGTTGATGTTTCCCGGCGCTTCGCTCCATGTCGGCAGATCAACATCAAGCTTATCGCGTAGTACTTGCCACTCTGCTTCTGTTGGTAAGCGTACAAAGTGCTCACTTTGCTCAGACTTCCAGTTACAAAAAGCCTTCGCTTCAAGGTAATTAACCTCAACTGGCCAATTGAGAGGTAATGGAATTTCCTCGGCTAAATTTCGTTGCCAAAAGCCTGTGTCTTTCTTTATCCAAAAGCGCGGCATGGTTGATTTAGTTGAAGCCAGCCAAGCTTGACCTTCAGCCGTCCAAAACTTAGGCTGCTGGTAGCCACCAGCTTCGACAAAGGTTAAAAACTCTTGGTTTGAGACCACATATTTACTGGCCTTGAATGGCGCCACTTTGACGTCTTGTACACCATATTCGTTATCCCAACCGTAGGTTTGATTTGACTCAGGTTTGCCAAGCCGAACATCACAACCGCTTACTGAGATTAGGTTGTTGTCAGGTGCATCATCGTACTCATCACACGCTTCCCAACCGGGTTGTAAAGTCAGGTCAGCCAGCGGCAGCATCCGCATTATTACAGAGGAGGTTTCTAGGTGAATACGCTCATGTTCAATACCCATTAGGACAACCCACGTAAGGCTCTCTTGAGTGATTGGTAGAGTAATATCCATCTCATCAATTAACCCGTTAATAAGCGCATTCACCTGTTGGCGATAAGCACGCACTTCTGGCACTGTTGGCCAATCGTAATTATTGCTATCAAGGTCGTCCCAAGACATTTCGTCTACGCCAACTGCACAGGTAGATTCAATGTGTGGATTAACACGTTGAGTGATGTATTTACCTAACATCAACTTATTAACGTAAAAACAAGCGGTATGACCGAAATAGAAAATGAGAGGATGCCGTAACCGCTCAGCCTTCACAAAATAGGCGTCGTCATTGTTGATATTGCTAAATAATGATTCGTACTGCTGCCAGCTATTGTTGAAGTATGCTTTGATCTCAGCGCGCTTTTTCTCTACATCGCCACCAGAAAGCCAGATTGGCTTTAATGTATTTGGTCTTTCCATACAATTATCTTCTTTAAACTTGCTACTTCGATACATACACCATTTCAATGCATGCAGCTTTTAAACTTTGCTCACTTTGCCACTTAATACCAATGGCATCTTGCTGTATACGTTTGATAATCTAGCTTAGACCACTGATATCAACTTTTTATGACCTTAACTTATTCACATTTAATTTTCACTGCCGACAGGACTATTTTCAGAAAAAACTTCACTTGGCACATCTGGCATATGTGATAAAAATAAAAAGAGCGCAACTCAGGTCACGCTCTTTTGGCAGCAGGGCTGCATCACAATGAAATTTACGTGACCGCTGGCTCTATGGACTCAGCCGAGCTGGACTCCAATGTCAAAAATACCATCACCATGATATTGGCGATAAACCACAAGTCTTTAATCACAAATTGTCCCAAACCACCAAGCAAGCTCATGTCGCTAAACGCACCGGCTGCGGTAAACAAAAAGCTTTGTGTCATAACAAATACCGCAAGACACCCAAGGCTTGCAACACCAATCAAGACTCGCTGTTTGAACCAAATGCCAATGCCGAGCAAGCCTGCTATCAAAATGTCATAGGTGCCTATCACGTTTGAGGCTTCTTGCACGGTAAACAACTCATACATCCAAGACATAAACGGTGAAGTTTCTACTAGCGGCACGATTGCCTTTGCTTCGAGTTCAAGAAATTTCATTCCACCGATCCAGACTAAAACCAATGCCACCGGGAAATAGTTCGCCCATATGAGCGCTCGCGTGTTGATATAATGACGGCAGTAGAGAAATAGTGCGATGGGTACTAACGCAAAATACTTGATGATCCCTTGCCCTGAACCAATAACGGGAAAACCGCCATGGGCTGCTATCCAGCGGTTTTCGGCAAACAACGTCAACAACGTAAATAAACTAATGATGGCAATTAAGGCAAGTGGCCACGCCGCAGGAATAATCTTACATTGCTGTAAAATGACTAAACCAGCAGCGACCATTAACGCAAAGCCAAATACAATGCCAAGCGTGGCAACAGGCACCCACTCTGTTAACCCGTAAAAGCTAAAGGTGCCTGAAATGGTACTTGACCCAGCGCCAAACAAAAATGAAATGCCAAGCAGTAATAAGCTCACTGCTAACACGCCTGAAATAGAATAATCGATAGTTCTGAACGACATATCTAACCTCTTAATATGCTATTGTCTATAAGACCCGAGGTTTTAGAAAGTTCATTCAGCGATTGTGAAGTTTATGCCCATTGCAAGCTGTGTTGAGTCGGCAGGCAAGTTCAACGCCAGTGCGTCGCAAAGTCAATGAGTCGCGTTAATATTGGGCTTTGAAATTTATCTTTACGCGTCACCAGCCAAAACTGCCTCGGTGTGGCTTTTAAACCTGAAAGCGCCTTAATTCGTTGCTGTGCTATGGCATGTTCAGCGGAGTATTTTGAGATACACGCTAAACCGAGCCCTGCCGCAACACCATTTATAATCGCCTCGGTAGAATTTAACTCAAACGCGGTTCGCCACGACGTAAGCTGCGCTGCAATATTCGCTAAGAAAAATTCTCGACTGCCGGAGCCTTGTTCCCGCAACAGCCAACGAGATTGACTTTGTATCAGCATTTGAAAGTCAGTTACCGCAAAGTCCATTGCACTTACGATACACATTTCATCTTCAAACCAAGGCATGATGTCTAAATCTTCGCCTATCACTCGGCCTTCAACAAAACCAATGTCTAATTCGTAATCACGAAGCATGGCGCACACCTTCGCCGTATTGGTTATAAACAACTGCTGCTGCGTATGCCCTGTTTGCTGCTGAAAAGCCGCTAACATGGGAGGCAGCAAATGATTGCCTAAGGTATCGCTGGCACCAATTTTAATTTCGCCATATAGCCTCTCGCTTCCTTTAAATAAGGACTCTAAGAAGCGACATCTATCAAGCACTTGATGCGCATGCGGTAGTAATAACTCTCCGGCAGGATTTATCATTAATCGATTATTTACACGATCAAATAATGGTTGTTCGAGATGACGCTCTAACTCCGCTAGTGCCATGCTAACAGCTGCCTTAGTTAAACATAGCTTATCCGCAGCGGCCGTGATCGAACGCTCTTGCACGATTACCGTAAATACATTGAGTTGCTTAAGGGTTATCATTGGCGTTAAGAATTATTGAACACTAATTTAAATATATTCAGATATTCTTAATCAAAGCGCAAGCGTATTATCCCTTCACCGAACAATTGTTGTGAAATTACGCATGGCTA
Coding sequences within it:
- a CDS encoding M48 metallopeptidase family protein, with the protein product MSHPYFLNYSEQVQTQVTQLIENKRLSAFFKSRYPEPHQIKSDKLLYEYVEGLRQQYLKNTPRVSQAKFEKRNNMVLNALGTHTFKTTRHGQKQKTSHQIHIAAQLKHAPEAVLRALVVHELAHFKEKDHNKAFYKLCQHMEPHYHQLELELRLFMLMCEIEGNTNYT
- a CDS encoding M48 family metallopeptidase, with the translated sequence MKKLVLAIAVAATLAGCKTSPTGRTQLALYSEQQMDQMGVASFEQMKQEQKVDTDAKTNRYVKCIANALIAQLPANYANQQWEVVVFEDDSANAFALPGGKIGVHTGILKVAENQDQLAAVMGHEVGHVIAEHANERVSQNSVLQFGLQAGAAVLEMNNIEYRNAIMQGLGLGAQYGVALPFSRSHESEADVIGLDLMAKAGFNPEGSVALWQNMAKMSEQRPPEFMSTHPAPENRIKQLQANMTTAQATANKARTGGFAPSCKR
- a CDS encoding Bcr/CflA family multidrug efflux MFS transporter; its protein translation is MKSSTLPAILLPLLASIVAITPLAIDLYLPAMLAIANSLNSPLEQVQVSLSSYLAGYAVGMMVFGPLADRFSRQTLAIWGLVGFTASSIGLALTNDIDMFCFLRVVQAFCGAAATVVVPGVIRYYYKEHTAKGMSYVSMIMMIAPLIAPSLGALILLYFDWHAIFWFLAVYAVLVIIALQFFCIAIPTKADVPLSLSFFLKSYRIVLTQKKARYDILSSMLASFAFFCFLTSVSFIYLEYYGVSEQLFGVLFAMNVIALMLGNFANTRLVPRLGSRRMLNIGLAIGVVCSTILVILSSQSVSVWVLASAIAPLMMSLGIIASNADALILLSFEHQTGTATAVIGTLRFGSGALVGPLLALAVPESPLPFSSFMFAAIVLTIVCQLLNRRFEKSVNATEIKE
- a CDS encoding lipid-binding SYLF domain-containing protein; the encoded protein is MVNVKHLMAGFLAVMLSACASMGDGDKVEKQRAILDMKNDVLTQLYSKKPDTRSQIAAAPGYAVFSNANINLLFVAAGTGYGVVHDKAVGSNTYMNMAEGGVGLGLGVKDYRIVMVFHTPEAMNKFVTSGWTFGGNADAAAKAAKKGASVEGEAYYGDVTVYTFTESGLALQATVKGTKFWKDKELN
- a CDS encoding aminotransferase class I/II-fold pyridoxal phosphate-dependent enzyme, which translates into the protein MELVLPDHIKFSQSLATPIDINLSDSCAQGVTLGELIELGGGKMPDIELGYNPIAGSEGLKAAIKAYHLPTTACVDLNQIVSFSGAQEAIFTTMAQLLDPQDEVVVCTPSYPSLATLPKQFGAIVNTVALREEDNWQVDIERLKNAVTTKTKLIIVNAPHNPTGAGLTDNEVGQIQQLAEQYGAYILSDEVSAQSHGDDRAVSGRFLAYPRSITLGVLSKSMGLPGIRVGWAICGSKALADALLAGKSYLSICGSKVDDLLATTALLHSETILAHNANIIANNVQLIREFVSLYSQKVTWVEPRGGVLSLLKINSVRDSEKWSRQFAETSNTLLLPATLFLLESECHFRLGTGKRNFAAGLARLETYL
- the ovoA gene encoding 5-histidylcysteine sulfoxide synthase; protein product: MERPNTLKPIWLSGGDVEKKRAEIKAYFNNSWQQYESLFSNINNDDAYFVKAERLRHPLIFYFGHTACFYVNKLMLGKYITQRVNPHIESTCAVGVDEMSWDDLDSNNYDWPTVPEVRAYRQQVNALINGLIDEMDITLPITQESLTWVVLMGIEHERIHLETSSVIMRMLPLADLTLQPGWEACDEYDDAPDNNLISVSGCDVRLGKPESNQTYGWDNEYGVQDVKVAPFKASKYVVSNQEFLTFVEAGGYQQPKFWTAEGQAWLASTKSTMPRFWIKKDTGFWQRNLAEEIPLPLNWPVEVNYLEAKAFCNWKSEQSEHFVRLPTEAEWQVLRDKLDVDLPTWSEAPGNINLEVCASSCPVNRFETEGLFDIIGNVWQWTESPIDAYSGFKVHPLYDDFSTPTFDGKHNLIKGGSWISTGNEAVRDSRYAFRRHFFQHAGFRYIESESPQVPVQKVNLCEMDSDVANALHSHYGKPVMHFGNPLQSVVSQLMVHYQGNTDKALDLGCSVGRASFELAKHFTQVDGIDFTARNIQHALALKEGTPVRFATEIEGEIVDFHEVSTSQLGFNELSERIHFCQGDGHNLKPQFAEYDLILCHRVVEYLYSPKTFLNQIKSRLNAGGILAISSAYQWDKALTQAQNWLGGYKVSGENVTGRDGLEILLGRDFELLAEDEVMSAISKNARKVELERCQLTLWRLK
- a CDS encoding DUF417 family protein, which gives rise to MSFRTIDYSISGVLAVSLLLLGISFLFGAGSSTISGTFSFYGLTEWVPVATLGIVFGFALMVAAGLVILQQCKIIPAAWPLALIAIISLFTLLTLFAENRWIAAHGGFPVIGSGQGIIKYFALVPIALFLYCRHYINTRALIWANYFPVALVLVWIGGMKFLELEAKAIVPLVETSPFMSWMYELFTVQEASNVIGTYDILIAGLLGIGIWFKQRVLIGVASLGCLAVFVMTQSFLFTAAGAFSDMSLLGGLGQFVIKDLWFIANIMVMVFLTLESSSAESIEPAVT
- a CDS encoding LysR family transcriptional regulator; this encodes MITLKQLNVFTVIVQERSITAAADKLCLTKAAVSMALAELERHLEQPLFDRVNNRLMINPAGELLLPHAHQVLDRCRFLESLFKGSERLYGEIKIGASDTLGNHLLPPMLAAFQQQTGHTQQQLFITNTAKVCAMLRDYELDIGFVEGRVIGEDLDIMPWFEDEMCIVSAMDFAVTDFQMLIQSQSRWLLREQGSGSREFFLANIAAQLTSWRTAFELNSTEAIINGVAAGLGLACISKYSAEHAIAQQRIKALSGLKATPRQFWLVTRKDKFQSPILTRLIDFATHWR